One segment of Bradyrhizobium sp. CB2312 DNA contains the following:
- a CDS encoding carbon monoxide dehydrogenase subunit G: protein MAMTMNGEVQLAAPREAVWEKLNDPEVLKACIPGCEELEKTEDGGFRATAKMKVGPVSARFKGKVMLSDLDPPNGYKISGEGEGGVAGFAKGGAAVKLAEKDGGTLLSYDVEAQIGGKLAQLGQRLINGTAKKLADEFFANFAKAVQG from the coding sequence ATGGCCATGACGATGAACGGCGAAGTCCAGCTTGCGGCGCCGCGCGAGGCGGTCTGGGAGAAGCTCAACGATCCCGAGGTGCTCAAGGCCTGCATCCCCGGCTGCGAGGAGCTGGAGAAGACCGAGGACGGCGGCTTCCGTGCAACGGCAAAGATGAAGGTCGGGCCGGTGTCGGCGCGCTTCAAGGGCAAGGTCATGCTGAGCGATCTCGACCCGCCGAACGGCTACAAGATCTCAGGTGAAGGCGAGGGCGGCGTGGCCGGATTCGCCAAGGGCGGCGCCGCGGTCAAGCTCGCTGAGAAGGACGGCGGCACGCTGCTCTCCTACGATGTCGAGGCGCAGATCGGCGGCAAGTTGGCGCAGCTCGGCCAGCGCCTGATCAACGGCACCGCCAAGAAACTGGCCGACGAGTTTTTCGCGAATTTCGCCAAGGCGGTACAGGGCTGA
- a CDS encoding 3-carboxy-cis,cis-muconate cycloisomerase — MSTSLSPLLAPMLSSPAMRAICDDRSTLQYMLDFEAALARAEAATGVIPASAAGPIEVACKADTFDMAALAEAATRSGNLAIPLVKALTANVGKVDAEAARYVHWGATSQDVIDTATMLGLRAGIDALDADLSRAIKGFAALARKHRNTAMVARTWLQHALPMPFGLKAAEYASSLARARCRLRRLRREGLALQFGGAAGTLAALGDKGLVVAERLAQELSLPLPEAPWHTHRDRIAEAASCFAILAGSCGKIARDVSLLMQTDVGEAFEPAGEGRGGSSTMPHKRNPVAAASALGAATMAPQLAATIFAAQVQDHERSAGPWHAEWPTLPQLMLVASGALAAIVDIAEGLDVDAARMRSNLDATHGLIMAEAVTFALADKIGKSDAHHLIEAASKRAVAEKKHLREVLSADSQVTTHLSPEKIAALFEPMAYQGASQALIDRLLASLDLS; from the coding sequence ATGAGCACATCCCTCTCCCCCCTGCTCGCGCCGATGCTGTCGAGCCCGGCCATGCGCGCGATCTGCGACGACCGGTCGACCCTCCAGTACATGCTCGATTTCGAGGCAGCCCTGGCACGCGCCGAGGCCGCGACGGGCGTGATTCCCGCATCTGCGGCGGGACCGATCGAGGTGGCGTGCAAGGCTGACACCTTCGACATGGCCGCGCTGGCCGAGGCTGCGACGCGGTCGGGCAATCTCGCGATCCCCCTGGTCAAGGCGCTGACCGCCAATGTCGGCAAGGTCGATGCGGAGGCCGCCCGCTACGTCCATTGGGGCGCGACCAGCCAGGACGTCATCGACACCGCGACCATGCTCGGCTTGCGCGCTGGCATCGACGCGCTGGACGCCGACCTCAGCCGTGCCATCAAGGGCTTTGCCGCACTGGCGCGCAAGCACCGCAACACCGCGATGGTGGCGCGGACCTGGCTGCAGCACGCGCTGCCGATGCCGTTCGGACTGAAGGCCGCGGAATACGCGTCGAGCCTTGCCCGCGCACGCTGCCGGCTGCGGCGGCTCCGCCGCGAGGGCCTCGCGCTGCAATTCGGTGGTGCCGCCGGCACGCTCGCCGCGCTCGGCGACAAGGGGCTCGTCGTTGCGGAACGATTGGCGCAGGAATTGAGCCTGCCGCTGCCGGAAGCGCCCTGGCACACCCATCGCGACCGGATCGCCGAGGCGGCTTCATGCTTTGCGATTCTCGCCGGCAGCTGCGGCAAGATCGCCCGCGACGTCTCGCTGCTGATGCAGACCGATGTCGGCGAAGCGTTCGAGCCCGCCGGCGAAGGCCGCGGCGGCTCCTCGACCATGCCGCACAAGCGCAATCCGGTCGCAGCCGCAAGCGCGCTCGGCGCTGCCACCATGGCCCCGCAGCTCGCCGCAACGATTTTTGCAGCCCAGGTGCAGGACCACGAGCGCAGCGCCGGCCCCTGGCACGCGGAATGGCCGACACTGCCGCAATTGATGCTGGTCGCCTCCGGCGCGCTCGCCGCCATCGTCGACATCGCCGAAGGCCTCGACGTCGATGCCGCGCGCATGCGCAGCAATCTCGATGCGACCCATGGGCTGATCATGGCCGAGGCCGTCACCTTCGCGCTCGCCGACAAGATCGGCAAGAGCGATGCACATCATCTGATCGAGGCCGCGAGCAAGCGCGCGGTTGCCGAGAAGAAGCATCTGCGCGAGGTGCTGTCGGCCGATTCGCAGGTCACCACGCATCTTTCACCGGAAAAAATTGCGGCATTGTTCGAGCCGATGGCCTATCAAGGCGCATCGCAGGCCTTGATCGACCGCCTGCTCGCTTCGTTGGATCTCTCCTGA
- a CDS encoding (2Fe-2S)-binding protein, which translates to MAKISLIVNGNPVTANVDPRTLLVQFLRENLRLTGTHVGCDTSQCGACVVHLDGKAVKSCTTLAVMADGHEVKTIEGLAADGAPLHPMQEAFREHHGLQCGFCTPGMIMTAIDIVHRKGHELDDHTIREELEGNLCRCTGYQNIVASISAGAKAMAKSDLA; encoded by the coding sequence ATGGCAAAAATCTCCCTCATCGTGAACGGCAATCCTGTGACGGCCAATGTCGATCCCCGCACGCTTCTGGTGCAGTTCCTGCGCGAGAATCTGCGCCTGACCGGCACCCATGTCGGCTGCGACACCTCACAGTGCGGCGCCTGCGTCGTGCATCTCGACGGCAAGGCCGTGAAGTCCTGCACCACGCTTGCCGTGATGGCCGACGGCCATGAGGTCAAGACGATCGAGGGGCTGGCTGCCGACGGCGCGCCGCTGCATCCGATGCAGGAGGCCTTCCGCGAGCACCATGGCCTGCAGTGCGGCTTCTGCACGCCGGGCATGATCATGACCGCGATCGACATCGTCCATCGCAAGGGCCACGAGCTCGACGACCATACGATCCGCGAGGAGCTGGAAGGCAATCTCTGCCGCTGCACCGGCTACCAGAACATCGTCGCCTCGATCTCCGCCGGCGCCAAGGCGATGGCGAAATCCGATCTCGCCTAA
- the pcaD gene encoding 3-oxoadipate enol-lactonase encodes MPMIDADGCLINVSVEGRDGGPTLMLSNSLGCTLQMWEPQMKALTQVFRVIRYDRRGHGRSNVPPGPYTMERFGRDVLAILDDLNIEKVHWCGLSMGGMVGQWLGANAPERFGKLILANTSCYYAQPTKWLERIDAVKKGGIAAVADAVLAGWLTADFREREPEIAAKMKSMLLASPVEGYLACCEALSTLDQRALLPKIKSPTLVIAGRHDMATPISAGELIRSSIPGASMTIIDAAHISNVEQPHAFTDAVVGFLTQR; translated from the coding sequence ATGCCCATGATCGATGCCGACGGTTGCCTGATCAACGTCTCCGTCGAGGGCCGCGACGGCGGGCCGACCCTGATGCTCTCCAATTCGCTCGGCTGCACGCTGCAGATGTGGGAGCCGCAGATGAAGGCGCTGACGCAGGTGTTCCGCGTCATCCGCTACGACCGCCGCGGCCACGGCAGGTCCAACGTTCCGCCGGGCCCCTACACGATGGAGCGGTTCGGCCGCGACGTGCTCGCGATCCTCGACGACCTTAACATCGAGAAGGTGCATTGGTGCGGCCTGTCGATGGGCGGCATGGTCGGGCAATGGCTGGGCGCCAATGCGCCGGAGCGCTTCGGCAAGCTGATTCTCGCCAACACCTCCTGCTACTATGCCCAGCCGACCAAATGGCTGGAGCGCATCGACGCCGTGAAGAAGGGCGGCATCGCGGCGGTCGCCGATGCCGTGCTGGCGGGCTGGCTCACGGCTGATTTCCGCGAACGCGAGCCCGAGATCGCCGCTAAGATGAAATCGATGCTGCTCGCCTCCCCCGTCGAAGGCTATCTCGCCTGCTGCGAGGCGCTGTCGACGCTCGACCAGCGCGCGCTGCTGCCGAAGATCAAGAGCCCGACACTGGTGATCGCCGGCCGCCACGACATGGCGACGCCGATCTCGGCGGGCGAATTGATCCGCTCCAGCATTCCCGGCGCCAGCATGACCATCATCGACGCCGCCCACATTTCCAACGTCGAGCAGCCGCACGCGTTCACCGACGCAGTGGTGGGCTTCTTGACGCAGCGATAG
- a CDS encoding xanthine dehydrogenase family protein subunit M — MYEFKYHRPGTVRQAANLLVKNEDAKVIAGGHTLIPVMKQRLASPPHLVDLSHIEGLDTIEMKGRSLVIGATAKHAEVATSAIVGEAIPALADLAGQIGDPAVRHRGTIGGSLANNDPTADYPAAVLALGATIVTNKRRLKAEEYFQGLFSTALEADEIITKVMFPLPKKAAYVKFRNQASRYALVGVFVARRPSDVRVAVTGAGSEGVFRVTAFEEALKKRFASKAIEGIEVPADGLNSDIHGSAEYRAHLIGVLTRRALDAANAKA; from the coding sequence ATGTACGAATTCAAATATCACCGCCCCGGGACCGTGCGGCAGGCCGCCAACCTCCTGGTGAAGAACGAAGACGCCAAGGTGATCGCCGGCGGCCACACGCTGATTCCCGTCATGAAGCAGCGTCTCGCCAGCCCCCCGCATCTGGTCGACCTCTCCCATATCGAGGGGCTCGACACGATCGAGATGAAGGGCCGCTCGCTGGTGATCGGCGCCACCGCCAAGCACGCGGAGGTCGCGACCTCCGCCATCGTCGGTGAAGCCATCCCGGCGCTGGCGGATCTCGCCGGCCAGATCGGCGATCCCGCCGTGCGCCACCGGGGCACGATCGGCGGCTCGCTCGCCAATAACGATCCGACCGCCGACTATCCCGCCGCGGTGCTTGCGCTCGGGGCGACCATCGTCACCAACAAGCGCCGCCTCAAGGCCGAGGAGTATTTCCAGGGCCTGTTCTCGACCGCCCTGGAAGCGGACGAGATCATCACCAAGGTGATGTTCCCGCTGCCGAAGAAGGCGGCCTACGTCAAATTCCGCAACCAGGCCTCGCGCTATGCGCTGGTCGGCGTGTTCGTGGCCCGGCGTCCGTCGGACGTGCGGGTCGCCGTCACCGGCGCCGGCTCCGAAGGTGTGTTCCGCGTCACCGCGTTCGAGGAAGCCCTGAAGAAGCGCTTCGCGTCGAAGGCGATCGAAGGCATCGAGGTGCCGGCGGACGGCCTCAACAGCGACATCCACGGCAGCGCCGAATATCGCGCGCATCTCATCGGGGTGCTGACGCGGCGTGCCCTCGACGCCGCCAACGCCAAGGCTTGA
- a CDS encoding carboxymuconolactone decarboxylase family protein, which translates to MDDQKRRDAGMNVRRKVLGNAWVDKSVANRNAFNTDFQDLITRYAWGEIWTRPHFDERTRRVLVIGTMVALGQWDEFRLHVRAALAEGGFTPDDIKEILLQQAIYCGVPAANHAVKEASAIVQELGLLKS; encoded by the coding sequence ATGGACGACCAGAAGCGCCGCGATGCCGGCATGAATGTGCGCCGCAAGGTGCTGGGCAATGCCTGGGTCGACAAGTCGGTCGCGAACCGCAACGCCTTCAACACCGACTTCCAGGACCTGATCACGCGCTACGCCTGGGGCGAGATCTGGACGCGGCCGCATTTCGACGAGCGCACGCGGCGCGTGCTCGTGATCGGCACCATGGTCGCGCTCGGGCAATGGGACGAGTTCCGCCTGCATGTGCGGGCGGCGCTCGCCGAGGGCGGCTTCACGCCCGACGACATCAAGGAAATCCTGTTGCAGCAGGCAATCTATTGCGGCGTGCCGGCGGCGAACCACGCCGTCAAGGAAGCCTCAGCGATTGTGCAGGAGCTCGGCCTGCTCAAGAGCTAG